The following DNA comes from Mesorhizobium sp. B2-1-8.
CCGAGCGTCGCCTCCTCGACGCTGCCCTCCGGGACGATCTCGGCGACGAGGCCGAGCGCCCTGGCGTCCTCGGCACGAAGCGTGTCGCCGAGGCAGAAGAAGCGGAAAGCGCCGGCATAGCCGAGCTTCTGCGGCGCCAGGATGCTGGTCGCCGCGTCCGGCACAAGGCCGAAATCGACGAACGGCACCCGGAACGTGCTTTTTTCCGACGCGATCACCATGTCGCAATGGAACAGGATGGTGCAGCCGACGCCGACGGCATCGCCGTCGACACAGGCCAGGATGGGCTTTGGAAACGTCGCCAGCATGCGGAACATGTCGGTGACGGCGGCGATCAGCTTCTGATGCTTGGTGGCATCCAGGAATTCGGAAAAGTCGCCGCCAAGACAGAAGCAGCCCGCCAGGCCGCGCAGCACGACGACCCGCACCTCGTCGTTCTCGGCGGCCTCGTGGAACGTCCTGGCAAGGCTCTCATAGGCCCGTCTGTCGAGCACCGGCCGGCCGTCATTCGACGATACGGTGACGATCAGCGCGTGGTTGCGCAGTTCAGGCTGCGGATGCGCGTTCATGACGCCCTCCTTTGGCCGAACATGTCGGGATATCCCCTGGCCAGGACGGGTGCATGATGTTTGCGGCGCGAACGCACCACGTCCAGCGTGTGCTCGTTGAAGGTGAGCAGCGTCGCCACGACCTGCTGGTTGCCATAGGTGCGCTGATAGCCCAGCGGCGTCGCCAGGAAGTGCAACTGCAGTGCGCGCAGCACCCACATCGGCTCGAACTCGATGATCACCTTGTCG
Coding sequences within:
- a CDS encoding enoyl-CoA hydratase-related protein is translated as MNAHPQPELRNHALIVTVSSNDGRPVLDRRAYESLARTFHEAAENDEVRVVVLRGLAGCFCLGGDFSEFLDATKHQKLIAAVTDMFRMLATFPKPILACVDGDAVGVGCTILFHCDMVIASEKSTFRVPFVDFGLVPDAATSILAPQKLGYAGAFRFFCLGDTLRAEDARALGLVAEIVPEGSVEEATLGRARQLVKKPVAALLQTRGLLKGNTTALCERIDEEISLFKQALQDDATLRRLQRIARLAA